A single Leptolyngbya sp. 'hensonii' DNA region contains:
- a CDS encoding DUF1257 domain-containing protein produces MSHFTTIQVHIKDGEILSQVLEELGYEVERDAAVRGYQGDRTYAEFVIRQDNGYDLGFRLNGNNYELVADFWGVAMNQKTFVNQVSQKYAHKMLLSTVQDQGFTVEAEEILPDGTVRVLVGRWA; encoded by the coding sequence ATGTCTCACTTCACCACCATTCAAGTCCATATCAAAGACGGTGAGATTTTATCCCAAGTTCTGGAAGAACTGGGATACGAGGTAGAACGGGATGCTGCCGTCCGGGGCTATCAGGGCGATCGCACCTACGCCGAGTTCGTCATCCGCCAGGACAACGGCTATGACCTGGGGTTTCGCCTGAACGGGAACAACTATGAACTGGTCGCTGATTTTTGGGGCGTTGCCATGAATCAGAAAACCTTTGTGAATCAGGTCTCTCAGAAGTATGCTCACAAGATGTTGCTGAGTACAGTCCAGGATCAGGGGTTTACCGTCGAAGCGGAAGAAATACTACCGGATGGGACCGTCAGGGTTTTAGTAGGGCGCTGGGCCTGA
- a CDS encoding EAL domain-containing protein, protein MDWQTTSGLTSWEGRFLGANLSGYVLSKTFPFHLILGQDLQILQSGDAIQQLFPGITVGSSLQQHFYIRYPNGPINYGELSQQSSTSMVLEASDNSLQLQGQLLFSENRDILFFLGIPHIPHLEALKILGANLSNWKVQDSVADFLFLLQARTVSLSDARRLAEKLTEQRAELHRALAQSELTTAVLEQATDAIEIMDPELKILYVNSAFEKITGYSRSEAIGKTPATLFRAGQPEEGIYAEISRSLSSGQVWHGSYIGRRKDGSFYHQEATLFPVLNYENEVTNYVAIKRDISDRKQTQTKLEHSLSILNATFEATADSILVTDIRGKILHFNQKFVDLWQIPASILNLRDNRQSVLHHIAGQLRDPQSFSSKKMLELYVRPHTESYDILELKDGRVLELYSSPQRLDDVVIGWVWSFRDVTERQRTEARMRYQALYDTLTGLPNRVLFHDRLSDALAQAGGREIQVAVLFLDLDRFKLINDTLGHAAGDLLLQEFAQRLRSCLRDSDVLARWAGDEFTLLIPRINGAEEAAAIAQRIMETLKPEFNLDGHLLRVTSSIGIAIYPQDGTDAETLLKHADAALYQTKEAGRNGYHFYTSTTNSAASAWLTLENHLNRALERQEFVLHYQPQVNLVTGEIIQMEALLRWQSPELGLVSPDQFIPLAEESGLILAIGEWVLRTACRQQRLWQESSLPSVGIGINLSGHQFKQPRLVESIHQILQETGMEPRYLELEITETTVMKDVDRTHLTLEELHQLGISIALDDFGTGYSSLNYLKKFPFHTLKIDQSFIAEVTTDTNDEAIVTAIIALGRVLKLKLVAEGVETREQAQLLQSLGCETMQGYLFSHPVPADRATELLQHRSSPELLPPISGSTDLG, encoded by the coding sequence ATGGATTGGCAGACAACGTCGGGCTTAACCAGTTGGGAGGGAAGATTCCTGGGAGCGAACCTCTCGGGATACGTTCTCTCTAAGACATTTCCGTTCCATCTTATTCTGGGGCAGGATTTACAAATCTTGCAGAGTGGCGATGCCATTCAGCAGCTATTTCCTGGGATTACGGTAGGGTCATCCCTGCAACAGCATTTCTATATCCGTTATCCTAATGGCCCAATCAACTATGGTGAGCTGAGTCAGCAATCCAGTACATCCATGGTTCTGGAGGCCAGCGACAACAGTTTACAGCTCCAGGGGCAATTACTGTTTAGCGAAAATCGGGACATCCTCTTTTTCCTGGGCATTCCCCACATCCCCCATCTGGAAGCCCTGAAGATTTTGGGCGCAAACCTCTCAAACTGGAAAGTTCAGGATTCGGTTGCAGACTTTCTCTTCCTGCTGCAGGCCCGCACCGTCAGTCTCTCGGATGCCAGACGGTTGGCGGAAAAACTGACTGAACAGCGGGCGGAATTGCACCGGGCCTTGGCCCAATCCGAACTAACCACCGCTGTGCTAGAGCAGGCCACGGATGCGATCGAAATCATGGACCCGGAGTTGAAAATTCTCTACGTCAACTCAGCCTTTGAGAAGATCACGGGGTATAGCCGCTCTGAGGCGATCGGGAAAACCCCCGCCACCCTTTTCCGAGCAGGCCAGCCCGAGGAAGGCATTTATGCCGAAATCTCCCGTTCCCTTTCATCTGGTCAGGTCTGGCACGGCTCCTATATCGGCAGACGCAAAGATGGCTCTTTCTACCATCAGGAAGCCACCCTTTTCCCGGTACTGAACTACGAGAACGAAGTCACAAACTACGTCGCGATCAAACGGGATATCAGCGATCGCAAACAGACCCAAACCAAGTTAGAACATTCCCTCTCCATCCTCAATGCAACTTTTGAAGCCACTGCTGACAGTATTCTGGTCACCGATATTCGGGGGAAGATCCTGCATTTCAACCAGAAGTTTGTCGATCTCTGGCAAATTCCTGCCTCGATCCTGAACCTGCGAGATAATCGCCAGTCCGTTCTGCATCATATTGCGGGTCAGCTCCGGGATCCCCAGAGCTTTTCCTCCAAAAAAATGCTGGAACTGTATGTCCGCCCCCACACGGAAAGTTACGACATCCTGGAACTGAAGGATGGCAGAGTTCTGGAGCTCTATTCCTCACCCCAGCGCCTGGATGATGTGGTGATTGGGTGGGTCTGGAGTTTCCGCGATGTGACGGAACGGCAACGAACAGAGGCCAGAATGCGCTATCAGGCACTCTACGACACGCTCACGGGATTGCCCAACCGGGTCTTATTTCACGATCGCCTCTCCGATGCCCTGGCCCAAGCTGGAGGCCGGGAGATTCAGGTTGCCGTTCTCTTCCTGGATCTGGATCGGTTTAAGCTGATCAACGATACTCTGGGTCATGCAGCCGGAGACCTTTTACTGCAGGAGTTTGCCCAACGTCTGAGATCCTGCCTGCGGGATAGTGATGTGCTGGCGCGCTGGGCTGGGGATGAATTTACCCTCTTAATTCCCCGTATTAATGGTGCAGAAGAAGCTGCCGCGATCGCCCAGCGCATTATGGAGACCTTGAAACCAGAGTTTAACCTGGATGGCCACCTGTTACGAGTCACCAGCAGCATTGGCATTGCCATCTATCCCCAGGATGGGACCGATGCCGAAACCCTGCTCAAACACGCCGATGCCGCTCTGTATCAAACCAAAGAGGCGGGTCGAAATGGATACCACTTTTATACATCCACCACAAATTCTGCAGCCTCTGCCTGGTTGACCCTGGAAAACCACCTGAACCGAGCCCTGGAGCGGCAGGAGTTTGTTCTGCACTACCAGCCCCAGGTCAATCTTGTGACGGGAGAAATTATTCAGATGGAGGCCCTGTTGCGTTGGCAGAGTCCTGAGTTAGGGCTAGTCTCTCCGGATCAGTTTATTCCACTGGCTGAGGAAAGCGGGCTCATCCTGGCGATCGGTGAGTGGGTGCTCCGCACAGCCTGTCGGCAACAGCGCCTTTGGCAGGAGAGCAGTCTCCCATCTGTTGGTATTGGGATTAACCTCTCTGGCCACCAGTTCAAGCAGCCCAGGCTGGTGGAAAGCATCCACCAAATTTTGCAAGAGACAGGGATGGAACCTCGATACCTGGAACTGGAAATTACTGAAACCACGGTGATGAAGGATGTCGATCGCACCCACCTCACCCTGGAAGAACTGCACCAACTGGGCATCTCCATCGCTCTGGATGACTTCGGTACGGGCTATTCATCCCTCAACTACCTTAAAAAGTTTCCGTTTCACACCCTGAAAATTGATCAATCGTTTATTGCAGAGGTAACCACAGATACCAATGATGAAGCGATCGTCACCGCTATCATTGCCCTGGGGCGGGTCTTAAAGCTGAAGCTGGTGGCGGAAGGCGTTGAGACTAGGGAACAGGCCCAGTTATTGCAGTCGCTGGGATGCGAGACCATGCAGGGCTATCTGTTCAGCCATCCCGTTCCGGCAGACCGGGCCACAGAATTGCTCCAGCACCGATCGTCGCCAGAACTGTTGCCCCCCATCTCGGGATCAACTGATTTGGGTTAA
- a CDS encoding carbohydrate kinase: protein MTPPRVLCLGEILFDFLANQPGLPPDQVRSWTPYAGGAPANVAFALTKLGTSAGFIGCVGQDQSGEELIRLLDEAGVDRSGIQRYPAPTRKVSVVLSETGDRTFAGFRGGYQASDFADAYLQADLLPTSLFETADFLVLGTLELAYPDSRAAIERAISLAEQHYVKILVDINWRPMFWPDLAVAIPLIQILLKQVDFLKLSVEEAEWLFGTSDPGAIGHRLGNVEGVLVTAGAAGCAYCLSNHEGRLSAFEVDVEDTTGAGDGFVAGFVHQLCTRGWPALQEADQVRDVVIYASAVGALTALRPGAIAAQPTGAEVDAFLYLNHLNS, encoded by the coding sequence ATGACACCTCCACGTGTTCTCTGTCTGGGAGAGATTCTCTTTGATTTCCTGGCCAATCAACCCGGCCTGCCCCCCGATCAGGTTCGGTCCTGGACACCTTATGCAGGAGGTGCGCCAGCGAATGTGGCCTTTGCCCTGACCAAATTGGGGACATCCGCTGGCTTTATCGGCTGTGTGGGCCAGGATCAATCCGGGGAGGAATTGATCCGATTGCTGGATGAGGCAGGCGTGGATCGGAGCGGCATCCAGCGGTATCCAGCTCCCACCCGCAAAGTCTCCGTCGTCCTTTCCGAGACAGGCGATCGCACCTTTGCCGGGTTTCGGGGCGGATACCAGGCCAGTGACTTCGCTGACGCTTACCTGCAGGCCGACCTCCTCCCCACCTCCCTGTTCGAAACGGCTGATTTCCTGGTCCTGGGCACCTTAGAACTGGCCTATCCCGACAGTCGGGCCGCGATTGAGCGGGCGATCTCCCTGGCGGAACAACACTACGTCAAGATTCTGGTTGATATCAACTGGCGACCCATGTTCTGGCCCGACTTAGCCGTTGCCATCCCCCTGATTCAGATTCTGTTAAAACAGGTGGACTTTCTCAAGCTCTCCGTGGAAGAGGCCGAGTGGCTATTCGGGACCAGTGATCCGGGGGCGATCGGCCATCGGCTAGGCAATGTTGAAGGTGTTCTGGTAACTGCTGGTGCAGCCGGGTGCGCTTACTGCCTGAGCAACCATGAGGGCAGACTGTCTGCCTTTGAAGTGGATGTAGAAGACACCACTGGAGCTGGGGACGGCTTTGTTGCTGGCTTTGTGCATCAGCTCTGCACCCGGGGCTGGCCAGCCCTGCAAGAGGCAGACCAAGTGAGAGATGTGGTTATCTATGCCAGTGCGGTCGGGGCTCTGACTGCCCTACGCCCAGGCGCGATCGCCGCCCAGCCTACCGGAGCCGAGGTTGATGCGTTTTTATATTTGAATCACCTCAACTCATAA
- a CDS encoding Uma2 family endonuclease, protein MAQALSNPLTLQEFLELPETKPASEYIDGRVIQKPMPKGRHSRLQGKLCAAINQVAEDLKIAYAFPELRCSFAGRSIVPDIAVFRWHRIPFTAAGDVPDNFDLPPDWTIEILSPEQKPNKVLGNLLHCLEHGSNLGWFIDPDDVSILVLQPQQQPVLCQGTQVLPVLPDLALPLTGTQVFHWLKMGQ, encoded by the coding sequence ATGGCACAAGCACTTTCCAACCCGCTCACCTTGCAAGAATTTCTGGAATTGCCAGAAACCAAACCAGCCAGTGAATACATCGACGGACGGGTGATTCAAAAACCCATGCCCAAGGGACGACATAGCCGTTTGCAAGGAAAACTCTGTGCCGCCATCAATCAAGTTGCAGAGGATCTGAAAATTGCCTATGCCTTCCCCGAATTGAGATGTAGTTTTGCAGGGCGATCGATCGTTCCTGATATTGCAGTCTTTCGCTGGCATCGGATTCCCTTCACAGCCGCAGGGGACGTTCCCGACAACTTTGACCTTCCACCCGATTGGACCATTGAAATCCTTTCCCCGGAACAGAAGCCCAATAAAGTGTTGGGAAATCTACTCCACTGTCTGGAACATGGGAGTAATCTGGGCTGGTTCATTGACCCGGATGATGTCAGTATTCTGGTGTTACAGCCTCAGCAACAGCCAGTTCTGTGTCAGGGCACTCAAGTCCTCCCAGTCTTGCCTGACTTGGCACTCCCCCTCACAGGAACTCAAGTGTTCCACTGGCTCAAAATGGGACAATAA